Proteins encoded within one genomic window of Oryza brachyantha chromosome 7, ObraRS2, whole genome shotgun sequence:
- the LOC102710607 gene encoding uncharacterized protein LOC102710607, with the protein MAGVARRREEEEEEFDEGEVWDVLLQHQDQSSKEAAALAVRKVKNRWQHEEAGAAATAAAAARRSKGRSSAPVAIPAAGSSSSRRGDEDEDEEEMKMLPPHEWLARKMERMSAASPPPDIGRGRSKGREMRKVRDAVLPKTAFSSEQQ; encoded by the coding sequence ATGGCAGGAGTGGCTCGTCGtcgagaggaggaagaagaggagttCGACGAAGGGGAAGTGTGGGACGTGCTGCTGCAGCATCAGGATCAGAGCAGCAAAGAagcggcggcgctcgccgtccGGAAGGTTAAGAACAGGTGGCAGCACGAGGAAGCCGgggctgctgctactgctgctgctgctgcaaggaGGAGCAAGGGgcggtcgtcggcgccggtggcCATCCCTGCGGCCGGCTCGTCCTCGTCAAGGCGCGGtgacgaagacgaagacgaggaggagatgaAGATGCTGCCGCCGCACGAGTGGCTGGCGAGGAAGATGGAGAGGATGAgcgcggcgtcgccgccgccggacatCGGCAGGGGGAGGAGCAAGGGGAGGGAGATGAGGAAGGTCAGGGACGCCGTCCTCCCCAAGACCGCCTTCTCGTCGGAGCAGCAGTAG